One window from the genome of Garra rufa chromosome 1, GarRuf1.0, whole genome shotgun sequence encodes:
- the dnajc7 gene encoding dnaJ homolog subfamily C member 7 isoform X2 has protein sequence MATIDYDSSADPEMDLTSDEELEREAEGYKEQGNAYYVKKDYAEAFNFYTKAIDLCPKNVSYYGNRAATLMMLSRYREALEDSQQAVRLDDTFMKGHMREGKCHLLLGNAMAASRCFQKILELEPDNSPAQQELKNAESILEFERMAEISFEKRDFRMVVFCMDRALESASACHRFKVLKAECLALLGRYPEAQSVASDILRMDSTNGDALYVRGLCLYYEDCIDKAVQFFVQALRMAPDHEKARLACRNAKALKAKKEEGNKAFKEGSFEEAYDLYTEALTIDPNNIKTNAKLYCNRATVGSKLNKLEQAIEDCTKAIKLDETYIKAYLRRAQCFMDTEQYEEAVRDYEKVYQTEKTKEHKNLLKVAQLELKKSKRKDYYKVLGVDKNATEDEIKKAYRKRALMHHPDRHSGASAEVQKEEEKKFKEVGEAFTVLSDPKKKSRYDSGHDLEDDDMNMDFDANNIFKAFFGGPGGFSFEGNSSSGPGNFFFQFG, from the exons GGAAGCTGAAGGCTATAAAGAGCAGGGAAATGCATACTATGTCAAGAAGGACTACGCTGAAGCTTTCAACTTCTACACCAAGGCCATTG ACCTGTGCCCGAAAAATGTCAGTTACTACGGCAACCGTGCAGCCACGTTGATGATGCTGAGTCGCTACAGAGAGGCACTTGAGGACTCCCAGCAGGCTGTGCGACTAGATGACACCTTCATGAAG GGTCACATGCGTGAGGGCAAGTGCCACCTGCTGCTTGGCAATGCTATGGCTGCCAGCCGCTGTTTCCAGAAGATTCTAGAGCTGGAACCAGACAACAGTCCGGCACAGCAGGAG CTGAAGAATGCAGAGTCCATCCTGGAGTTTGAGCGCATGGCTGAGATCAGCTTTGAGAAGCGAGACTTCAGGATG GTGGTGTTCTGTATGGATCGAGCATTAGAGTCTGCATCTGCATGTCACAGGTTCAAAGTGTTGAAAGCAGAGTGTCTGGCTCTGCTGGGACGTTACCCAGAGGCCCAATCTGTTGCCAG CGACATATTGCGGATGGATTCCACAAACGGCGATGCCCTGTATGTGCGGGGATTATGTCTGTACTATGAAGACTGCATTGATAAGGCTGTGCAGTTTTTCGTCCAAGCACTGCGCATGGCACCAGACCACGAGAAGGCCCGTCTGGCCTGCAGA AATGCTAAAGCCCTAAAGGCGAAGAAAGAGGAAGGGAACAAAGCATTTAAAGAGGGCAGCTTTGAGGAGGCATATGACCTCTACACAGAGGCCCTGACCATCGACCCAAACAACATCAAAACCAATGCCAAGCTGTACTGTAACCGAGCCACCGTCGGATCCAAG TTAAACAAACTAGAGCAGGCCATTGAGGACTGCACAAAGGCTATTAAACTGGATGAGACCTATATTAAAGCTTACTTGAGAAGAGCCCAGTG TTTCATGGACACGGAGCAATATGAAGAAGCTGTTAGAGACTATGAGAAGGTTTATCAAACAGAGAAGACTAAAG AACACAAGAATCTGTTGAAGGTCGCTCAGTTAGAGCTGAAGAAAAGCAAGAGGAAAGATTATTACAAAGTCCTTGGAGTAGATAAAAATGCCACTGAAGATGAAATCAAAAAGGCCTACCGTAAACGAGCCTTAATGCACCACCCAG acagaCACAGCGGAGCAAGTGCTGAAGTGCAGAAAGAGGAAGAGAAGAAGTTTAAGGAGGTTGGCGAGGCCTTCACGGTGCTCTCTGACCCCAAGAAGAAGTCTCGCTATGACAGCGGCCACGACCTGGAGGATGACGACATGAACATGG aCTTTGATGCCAACAACATCTTCAAAGCGTTCTTTGGCGGCCCTGGTGGGTTTAGTTTTGAAGGTAATTCAT catctggacctGGAAATTTCTTCTTCCAGTTTGGCTAA